One Cellulosimicrobium protaetiae genomic region harbors:
- a CDS encoding glycosyltransferase family 4 protein, giving the protein MRITHLTDCYLPLLGGIETQVARLAQQQAAAGHDVSVVCTTPARPGAHGVSTEREGDVTVHRLAARVPGGYPVHPRAPHHVARILGADRPDVVHLHMGVLTPSTQASLRTVVRAGLPAVLTVHSVWGRAEKAFAGLDRVVGWSRWPVLWSAVSELTAAPLRRIVGDHGEVVVLHNGLDLDAWRVPRTERGDRMEGAAVHVVAATRFAPRKRVLPLLEVVRDAVARLPEGALHVTLAGDGPELDVARRFVAEHGLGTVVSLPGRLDATGLKRLYARADVFAAPAVEEAFGIAALEGQAAGLAVLTRSQSGVAERLTDGVDALLADDDAGLTDALVRLATEDGLLDRIVAHNRDVPSSAGWPRVLADVEAAYERARRATSIAVARRARRPR; this is encoded by the coding sequence GTGCGCATCACCCACCTGACCGACTGCTACCTGCCCCTGCTCGGCGGGATCGAGACCCAGGTCGCGCGCCTCGCCCAGCAGCAGGCCGCGGCCGGCCACGACGTCTCGGTGGTCTGCACGACCCCGGCCCGTCCGGGCGCGCACGGGGTCTCCACCGAGCGGGAGGGGGACGTCACGGTCCACCGGCTCGCCGCGCGCGTCCCGGGCGGCTACCCCGTGCACCCGCGCGCACCGCACCACGTGGCGCGGATCCTGGGGGCGGACCGGCCCGACGTCGTGCACCTGCACATGGGGGTCCTCACGCCCTCGACGCAGGCGTCGCTGCGCACCGTCGTCCGCGCGGGCCTGCCCGCGGTGCTCACCGTGCACAGCGTGTGGGGCCGGGCGGAGAAGGCGTTCGCCGGGCTCGACCGCGTCGTGGGCTGGTCGCGCTGGCCCGTGCTGTGGTCCGCCGTGAGCGAGCTGACGGCCGCGCCCCTGCGCCGCATCGTCGGCGACCACGGCGAGGTCGTGGTGCTGCACAACGGCCTGGACCTCGACGCGTGGCGCGTCCCGCGCACCGAGCGCGGAGACCGCATGGAGGGTGCCGCGGTGCACGTGGTCGCGGCGACGCGGTTCGCTCCCCGCAAGCGCGTGCTGCCGCTCCTGGAGGTCGTGCGCGACGCCGTCGCGCGCCTGCCCGAGGGGGCGCTCCACGTGACGCTCGCCGGGGACGGCCCCGAGCTCGACGTGGCACGCCGGTTCGTGGCGGAGCACGGGCTGGGGACGGTCGTGTCGCTGCCCGGACGGCTCGACGCGACCGGGCTCAAGCGCCTCTACGCGCGCGCCGACGTGTTCGCCGCGCCCGCCGTCGAGGAGGCGTTCGGCATCGCCGCGCTCGAGGGCCAGGCCGCCGGGCTCGCCGTCCTCACGCGCTCGCAGTCCGGCGTCGCGGAACGCCTCACCGACGGCGTCGACGCGCTCCTCGCGGACGACGACGCCGGCCTCACCGACGCGCTCGTCCGCCTCGCGACCGAGGACGGCCTGCTCGACCGGATCGTCGCGCACAACCGCGACGTCCCGTCGTCGGCAGGCTGGCCGCGCGTCCTCGCGGACGTCGAGGCGGCGTACGAACGGGCCCGGCGAGCCACCTCGATCGCGGTGGCTCGCCGGGCCCGTCGCCCCCGCTAA
- the guaA gene encoding glutamine-hydrolyzing GMP synthase has translation MTSAPDASTSPAPATPRPVLVVDFGAQYAQLIARRVREAKVYSEIVPHTFTVEQMLAKDPAAIILSGGPSSVYATGAPFVDPALFDAGVPVMGICYGFQAMAKALGGEVAQTGLREYGGTEVEVCSAGVLLAETPENQTTWMSHGDAVHRAPEGFEVLATSSGSPVAAFENRERRLFGVQWHPEVKHSAHGQTVLEHFLYDGAGLAPDWTPGNVIADQVAAIRAQVGDARVICGLSGGVDSSVAAALVQKAVGDQLTCVFVDHGLLRAGEAEQVERDFVAATGVRLVVRDERQRFLAALAGHSDPETKRKIIGREFIRVFEDAARDVVAEAGAHGEEVKFLVQGTLYPDVVESGGGEGAANIKSHHNVGGLPDDLQFSLVEPLRTLFKDEVRAVGLELGVPEEIVWRQPFPGPGLGIRIVGEVTGDRLETLRAADAIAREELTKAGLDREIWQCPVVLLADVRSVGVQGDGRTYGHPIVLRPVSSEDAMTADWTRLPYDVLSVISTRITNEVAEVNRVVLDVTSKPPGTIEWE, from the coding sequence GTGACCTCCGCTCCCGACGCCTCCACGTCTCCCGCGCCCGCCACGCCCCGACCTGTCCTCGTCGTCGACTTCGGCGCGCAGTACGCGCAGCTCATCGCGCGCCGCGTGCGCGAGGCCAAGGTGTACTCCGAGATCGTGCCGCACACGTTCACGGTCGAGCAGATGCTCGCGAAGGACCCGGCGGCCATCATCCTCTCGGGCGGCCCGTCGTCCGTGTACGCGACCGGCGCCCCGTTCGTCGACCCCGCGCTGTTCGACGCCGGCGTCCCCGTCATGGGCATCTGCTACGGGTTCCAGGCGATGGCCAAGGCGCTGGGCGGCGAGGTGGCCCAGACGGGCCTGCGCGAGTACGGCGGCACCGAGGTCGAGGTCTGCTCGGCAGGCGTGCTGCTCGCCGAGACCCCCGAGAACCAGACCACGTGGATGAGCCACGGCGACGCCGTGCACCGCGCGCCCGAGGGCTTCGAGGTGCTCGCGACGTCGTCCGGCTCGCCGGTCGCCGCGTTCGAGAACCGTGAGCGCCGCCTGTTCGGTGTGCAGTGGCACCCCGAGGTCAAGCACTCCGCGCACGGCCAGACCGTGCTCGAGCACTTCCTGTACGACGGCGCGGGGCTGGCTCCCGACTGGACTCCCGGCAACGTCATCGCCGACCAGGTCGCGGCGATCCGCGCCCAGGTGGGCGACGCGCGCGTCATCTGCGGCCTCTCGGGCGGCGTCGACTCGTCCGTCGCCGCGGCGCTCGTGCAGAAGGCCGTGGGCGACCAGCTCACGTGCGTGTTCGTCGACCACGGCCTGCTGCGCGCGGGCGAGGCCGAGCAGGTCGAGCGCGACTTCGTCGCCGCCACGGGCGTGCGGCTCGTCGTGCGCGACGAGCGCCAGCGCTTCCTCGCGGCGCTCGCGGGGCACAGCGACCCCGAGACCAAGCGCAAGATCATCGGTCGCGAGTTCATCCGCGTGTTCGAGGACGCCGCGCGCGACGTCGTCGCCGAGGCCGGCGCGCACGGGGAAGAGGTCAAGTTCCTCGTCCAGGGCACGCTCTACCCGGACGTCGTCGAGTCCGGCGGTGGTGAGGGCGCGGCGAACATCAAGTCCCACCACAACGTCGGCGGCCTCCCCGACGACCTGCAGTTCTCGCTCGTCGAGCCGCTGCGGACGCTGTTCAAGGACGAGGTCCGTGCCGTCGGCCTCGAGCTCGGCGTGCCCGAGGAGATCGTCTGGCGTCAGCCGTTCCCCGGCCCCGGGCTCGGCATCCGCATCGTCGGCGAGGTCACGGGCGACCGGCTCGAGACGCTGCGCGCCGCCGACGCCATCGCGCGCGAGGAGCTGACGAAGGCCGGCCTCGACCGCGAGATCTGGCAGTGCCCCGTCGTGCTGCTCGCGGACGTGCGCTCCGTGGGCGTGCAGGGCGACGGCCGCACCTACGGTCACCCGATCGTGCTGCGACCGGTGTCGTCCGAGGACGCGATGACGGCGGACTGGACGCGCCTGCCCTACGACGTGCTGTCCGTCATCTCGACGCGCATCACCAACGAGGTCGCGGAGGTCAACCGGGTCGTCCTCGACGTGACGAGCAAGCCCCCGGGCACCATCGAGTGGGAGTGA
- a CDS encoding OmpA family protein produces the protein MTSSARTAGRSPRVRAVRTAAATFLGAVLVAAPLGPTLPAAASDDGSDRHDELVAEVEQELAAEREAILDATPPGAITDAMREDAVHPLNVDDSTFPLDVEDATTRLETTREDAGETVVVLTSDLLFPFDESALTPAAAAALAELVDQIPQGAAVAVDGHTDSMGTDARNDELSVARAESVAAVLRAERPDLTLTVGGHGSREPVAENIVGGEDNPAGRALNRRVELSFEDG, from the coding sequence GTGACGAGCTCCGCGCGGACCGCCGGCCGCTCGCCGCGCGTGCGTGCGGTCCGCACGGCGGCCGCGACCTTCCTCGGGGCCGTGCTCGTCGCCGCGCCGCTCGGCCCGACGCTCCCCGCGGCAGCGTCCGACGACGGCTCCGATCGTCACGACGAGCTCGTCGCCGAGGTCGAGCAGGAGCTCGCGGCGGAGCGCGAGGCGATCCTCGACGCGACGCCTCCCGGGGCGATCACGGACGCGATGCGCGAGGACGCCGTCCACCCGCTGAACGTCGACGACTCGACGTTCCCGCTCGACGTCGAGGACGCGACCACGCGCCTGGAGACGACGCGCGAGGACGCCGGCGAGACGGTCGTCGTGCTCACCTCCGACCTCCTGTTCCCGTTCGACGAGTCGGCGCTGACCCCGGCGGCGGCAGCGGCGCTCGCCGAGCTCGTGGACCAGATCCCGCAGGGGGCCGCGGTCGCCGTCGACGGGCACACCGACTCGATGGGGACCGACGCGCGCAACGACGAGCTGTCCGTCGCGCGCGCCGAGTCCGTGGCGGCCGTCCTGCGCGCCGAGCGGCCCGACCTCACCCTCACGGTCGGCGGGCACGGCAGCCGGGAGCCGGTGGCGGAGAACATCGTCGGCGGCGAGGACAACCCGGCGGGCCGGGCTCTCAACCGGCGCGTCGAGCTGTCCTTCGAGGACGGCTGA